The Paenibacillus sp. FSL R7-0204 genome includes a region encoding these proteins:
- the bshA gene encoding N-acetyl-alpha-D-glucosaminyl L-malate synthase BshA gives MERLKIGITCYPSLGGSGVVATELGKLLAEKGHEVHFITHSIPFRLGTFQKNIFYHEVEVNDYYVFRYPPYDLALATKMAQVAKMQNLDLFHVHYAVPHAVCAYLAKQILGNDIKVVTTLHGTDITVLGQDESLKDLIRLGINESDAVTAVSRDLIKETRKALDITREIDLTYNFVDKRVYYPRDVTDLRGDFAAPDEKILMHISNFRPVKRVSDVVDVFAKVNRQVPSKLLLVGEGPDLPKIQAKISEMGLDDHVRFLGKQDEIAQVISLADLLLLPSEKESFGLVALEAMACGVPTIGSQAGGIPELIQHGKTGFLAPVGDTEAMAEYAVRLLSDEAMAESFRRACLERSCHDFSRDMITNQYEDIYYRVLGRKVSGLDPIRG, from the coding sequence ATGGAGCGGCTAAAGATAGGCATCACTTGTTATCCTTCTCTTGGCGGCTCGGGTGTGGTGGCAACTGAACTGGGCAAGCTATTGGCTGAAAAAGGCCATGAGGTTCACTTTATTACCCACAGCATCCCGTTTCGGCTGGGAACGTTTCAGAAGAATATTTTCTACCATGAGGTAGAGGTTAACGATTATTATGTATTCCGCTATCCGCCATACGACCTGGCGTTGGCAACCAAGATGGCGCAGGTAGCCAAAATGCAAAATCTGGACCTGTTCCATGTGCATTATGCGGTCCCGCATGCGGTATGTGCTTATCTGGCCAAGCAGATCCTTGGTAATGATATTAAAGTGGTTACCACGCTGCATGGTACGGATATTACAGTGCTGGGCCAGGATGAATCCCTGAAGGATCTGATCCGGCTGGGCATTAACGAGAGTGATGCGGTGACCGCAGTCTCCCGTGATCTGATCAAGGAGACCCGCAAGGCGCTTGATATTACGCGTGAAATTGATCTGACTTATAATTTCGTGGATAAGCGTGTCTATTATCCCCGGGATGTAACGGATCTGCGCGGCGACTTCGCGGCCCCGGATGAGAAGATTCTCATGCATATCAGCAATTTTCGCCCGGTCAAGCGGGTAAGTGATGTGGTAGATGTATTCGCCAAGGTGAACCGGCAGGTGCCTTCCAAGCTGCTGCTGGTCGGCGAAGGCCCTGACCTGCCGAAGATTCAAGCCAAGATCAGCGAGATGGGTCTCGACGATCATGTCCGCTTCCTGGGTAAGCAGGACGAGATTGCCCAGGTGATCTCACTGGCGGACCTGCTGCTGCTGCCTTCTGAGAAGGAGAGCTTCGGGCTGGTCGCCCTGGAAGCGATGGCCTGCGGCGTTCCGACTATCGGATCGCAGGCCGGAGGGATTCCGGAGCTGATTCAGCATGGCAAGACCGGATTCCTTGCGCCAGTCGGCGATACAGAAGCGATGGCAGAGTATGCCGTCCGGCTGCTTTCGGATGAGGCAATGGCTGAGAGCTTCCGGCGCGCTTGTCTGGAGCGGTCCTGCCATGATTTCAGCAGAGATATGATCACTAATCAATATGAAGATATCTATTACCGTGTGCTGGGGCGCAAGGTATCCGGATTAGACCCGATCCGGGGGTAA
- a CDS encoding CCA tRNA nucleotidyltransferase encodes MEWRMAPPGMAEAAGTVVAGLLAGGHEAYFVGGCLRDELLGRPVHDIDITTSALPEEVMALFPRCVPTGLAHGTITVLQEGYSLEVTTYRTESGYADHRRPEHVVFVRNVREDLRRRDFTINAICCSLDGRRIDPFGGERDLKLRVIRCVGEAEERFEEDALRMLRCVRFASVLDFAIAKNTWRGLLRQRDKLAHIAVERVRAEVERIVEGPHPQRGLGLLLRSGLLPRGKAPFPWTGSDLAAAAARLAGLGDLESARLRWALLLHALGSSAQCADELLRAWTFPGATRTGVVAVLRVREAWDAALSAARPEASGAGEQLRRHWIAAVLGHGQSAAEGWLTLLEAAGADAASAVTTRLLRSWTAEMKVRTLAELAVSGHEVTAALEKRPGPWLGVLLHQLLLAVASGDLVNDTQLLLQAAQRMDRDE; translated from the coding sequence ATGGAATGGAGAATGGCACCACCCGGCATGGCGGAAGCCGCCGGAACTGTTGTTGCCGGCCTGCTGGCAGGCGGTCATGAAGCTTATTTCGTCGGCGGCTGCCTGCGCGATGAGCTGCTGGGCCGTCCGGTGCATGATATAGACATCACTACCTCCGCATTGCCGGAGGAGGTGATGGCCCTGTTTCCGCGCTGTGTCCCTACCGGACTGGCGCATGGCACGATCACTGTGCTGCAGGAGGGCTACAGCTTAGAAGTTACGACCTACCGGACGGAGAGCGGTTATGCCGATCACCGGCGTCCGGAGCATGTCGTATTCGTCAGGAATGTGCGGGAGGATCTCCGCCGCCGTGACTTCACGATCAACGCCATCTGCTGCAGCCTTGACGGCAGGCGGATTGACCCTTTCGGGGGGGAGCGTGATCTCAAGCTCCGCGTGATCCGTTGTGTGGGCGAAGCGGAGGAACGCTTCGAGGAGGATGCGCTGCGGATGCTGCGCTGCGTACGTTTTGCTTCCGTGCTGGATTTCGCGATTGCGAAGAATACCTGGCGCGGTCTGCTGCGCCAGCGTGACAAGCTGGCGCATATTGCTGTGGAGCGGGTGCGCGCCGAGGTGGAGCGCATCGTGGAAGGCCCGCACCCGCAGCGCGGGCTGGGGCTCCTGCTGCGCAGCGGCCTGCTGCCGCGCGGCAAAGCGCCGTTCCCCTGGACCGGCAGTGACCTGGCGGCTGCCGCCGCCCGCCTCGCCGGTCTCGGGGACCTGGAGAGCGCCCGCCTGCGCTGGGCGCTCCTGCTGCATGCCCTGGGATCGTCGGCGCAGTGCGCCGATGAGCTCCTGCGGGCATGGACGTTCCCGGGGGCGACGCGCACTGGCGTCGTCGCCGTGCTCCGCGTCCGCGAAGCCTGGGACGCGGCGTTGTCTGCGGCGCGTCCGGAGGCTTCCGGCGCCGGGGAGCAGCTGCGGCGGCATTGGATCGCCGCCGTGCTGGGCCATGGCCAGTCAGCCGCCGAAGGGTGGCTGACGCTGCTTGAGGCGGCGGGGGCTGACGCCGCGTCCGCTGTCACCACCAGACTCCTGCGGTCCTGGACCGCAGAGATGAAGGTCCGTACGCTCGCTGAGCTGGCGGTGAGCGGCCATGAGGTGACAGCGGCGCTGGAGAAGCGTCCCGGCCCGTGGCTGGGCGTATTGCTGCACCAGCTTCTTCTGGCTGTCGCGTCAGGTGATCTTGTCAATGACACCCAATTATTGCTGCAAGCAGCACAAAGGATGGATAGAGATGAATAG
- a CDS encoding biotin--[acetyl-CoA-carboxylase] ligase, which yields MNSGHTQRPGVLMREGFVPGWSKGIQRLDTVGSTQEEAKILAEGGAPEGTTVMAEAQTGGRGRMGRKWHSPHGKGIWMSLVLRPDLPLALTPQLTLLAGVAVCTAIREVTGVPAGIKWPNDLLAGGRKICGILLESSLREGGLHYCIAGIGIAANLTGEDYPEELRGIGTSLLIEGGGIPVDRTRLAEAVLVELEYLYRVYLEQGFQPVKELWESMSVTLGRQVCVNTPQGRTEATAVGLSDNGGLLLRNESGEVVSVLSGEIEMI from the coding sequence ATGAATAGCGGTCATACGCAGCGTCCCGGCGTCTTGATGCGGGAGGGGTTCGTTCCCGGCTGGTCCAAGGGAATTCAGCGGCTGGATACAGTCGGTTCGACACAGGAGGAAGCCAAAATACTTGCCGAGGGCGGCGCCCCGGAAGGAACAACAGTCATGGCTGAAGCGCAGACCGGCGGGCGCGGACGGATGGGCCGCAAATGGCACTCCCCCCACGGCAAAGGAATCTGGATGAGCCTGGTGCTGCGTCCGGATCTGCCGCTGGCCCTGACTCCGCAGCTGACACTGCTGGCCGGAGTGGCTGTCTGCACAGCAATCCGTGAGGTTACCGGAGTGCCGGCCGGTATCAAGTGGCCGAATGACCTGCTGGCCGGCGGCCGCAAAATCTGCGGAATCCTGCTGGAATCCTCGCTTCGGGAGGGCGGGCTGCATTATTGCATCGCCGGTATCGGCATCGCTGCCAATCTGACCGGGGAAGACTACCCGGAGGAGCTGCGCGGGATTGGTACATCACTGCTGATCGAAGGCGGAGGCATTCCTGTAGACCGCACGAGGCTTGCGGAAGCTGTGCTGGTGGAACTCGAATATTTGTATCGTGTCTATCTGGAGCAAGGCTTCCAGCCGGTGAAGGAGTTGTGGGAGTCGATGTCGGTAACACTGGGGCGTCAGGTATGCGTAAATACTCCCCAAGGCCGCACCGAGGCCACTGCTGTAGGACTTAGCGACAATGGCGGGCTGCTGCTGCGTAACGAATCCGGTGAGGTAGTGAGCGTACTGTCCGGCGAAATTGAAATGATTTAG
- the panB gene encoding 3-methyl-2-oxobutanoate hydroxymethyltransferase — MAEKHALNIIKMKKMKTDGVPLSMLTAYDYPSALLAEEAGIDLILVGDSLGNVVLGYDTTLPVTIEDMVYHTRSVKRGAPNTFIVADMPFMTYHGSVDETLRGVRRLMQEGQAHAVKMEGGLEICSAVSAVVAAGVPVLGHIGLTPQSVNMIGGYRIQGKDTKDAQRLMDEAKALEAAGAFGIVLELVTEEVAEAISRAVSIPTIGIGAGRYCDGQVLVFHDVLRYASPYREKKFVKTYADVGSLIREGITSYVQEVKDRSFPAEEHVFNADETVLESLYGNAGKGAK, encoded by the coding sequence ATGGCAGAAAAACACGCACTGAATATTATCAAAATGAAAAAAATGAAAACGGACGGTGTGCCCCTGAGCATGCTGACCGCTTATGACTACCCTTCAGCCCTGCTGGCGGAAGAAGCCGGCATTGATCTGATTCTGGTCGGAGATTCCCTGGGTAACGTCGTGCTTGGTTATGACACCACGCTGCCGGTTACCATTGAGGATATGGTCTACCATACCCGGTCGGTGAAGCGCGGGGCGCCTAATACTTTTATAGTGGCAGATATGCCGTTCATGACCTACCACGGAAGCGTGGATGAGACCTTGCGCGGTGTGCGCAGACTGATGCAGGAAGGCCAGGCCCATGCGGTCAAAATGGAAGGCGGCCTCGAAATCTGCTCCGCAGTGTCCGCTGTTGTCGCAGCAGGAGTTCCGGTGCTCGGCCATATCGGCCTGACCCCGCAGTCGGTTAATATGATCGGCGGCTACCGGATTCAGGGGAAGGATACCAAGGATGCACAGCGGCTGATGGACGAAGCGAAGGCGCTGGAAGCCGCCGGGGCCTTCGGTATTGTGCTGGAGCTGGTGACGGAAGAGGTGGCTGAGGCGATCTCCCGGGCGGTCAGCATACCGACCATAGGTATTGGTGCCGGGCGTTACTGTGACGGACAGGTTCTGGTATTCCATGATGTCCTGCGGTACGCCTCTCCTTACCGGGAGAAAAAATTCGTCAAAACCTACGCCGATGTAGGCTCTCTGATCCGTGAAGGCATCACCAGCTATGTTCAGGAAGTGAAGGACCGCTCATTCCCTGCGGAAGAGCATGTGTTTAATGCGGACGAGACCGTCCTGGAATCTTTATACGGCAATGCCGGCAAAGGAGCGAAATAA
- the panC gene encoding pantoate--beta-alanine ligase codes for MRVIRTIAELREALEYMREGGHGPVGFVPTMGYLHEGHASLLRKAGEKSGTVVMSIFVNPLQFGPNEDFASYPRDEQRDLELAEREGADLVFIPSVEEMYPQPIRTGVSVSSLTSQLCGASRPGHFDGVTTVVSKLFHIVQPDYAFFGLKDAQQVAVLRRMVSDLNMNVDIIACPIVREEDGLALSSRNVYLSSEERRQALVLSRSLREVRQAMEEGSIRTVDEARSLLVSVISESPLAVIDYAEILTFPDLEELEGSSRLTDAGGEVIMALAVKFGRTRLIDNNVFIPKEAHALV; via the coding sequence ATGAGAGTGATCCGAACGATTGCTGAATTGCGCGAAGCGCTTGAATATATGCGTGAAGGGGGCCATGGCCCTGTTGGTTTTGTGCCTACCATGGGATATTTGCACGAAGGACATGCCAGTCTGCTTCGTAAGGCAGGGGAGAAGAGCGGCACGGTGGTCATGAGTATTTTTGTCAATCCGCTGCAATTTGGCCCGAATGAGGACTTTGCTTCCTATCCGCGGGATGAACAGCGTGATCTGGAGCTGGCCGAACGCGAAGGTGCGGACCTGGTGTTCATCCCCAGTGTAGAGGAGATGTATCCACAGCCGATCCGTACAGGTGTATCGGTCTCCTCGCTTACGTCGCAGCTCTGCGGCGCTTCGCGTCCGGGACATTTTGACGGAGTAACCACTGTGGTCAGCAAGCTGTTTCATATCGTGCAGCCGGATTACGCCTTCTTCGGACTGAAGGATGCCCAGCAGGTAGCTGTTCTCCGCCGGATGGTATCTGATCTTAACATGAACGTGGACATTATCGCCTGTCCTATTGTGCGCGAGGAAGACGGGCTGGCGCTTAGCTCCCGCAATGTCTATCTAAGCAGCGAGGAGCGCAGACAGGCGCTGGTGTTATCGCGTTCCCTGCGTGAAGTGCGCCAGGCTATGGAAGAGGGCAGCATTCGTACGGTAGATGAAGCACGCAGCCTGCTGGTCTCGGTCATTTCTGAATCGCCGCTTGCGGTCATTGATTATGCGGAGATTCTAACCTTCCCTGATCTGGAAGAGCTGGAAGGCAGCAGCAGGCTGACGGATGCAGGCGGAGAGGTTATAATGGCTCTGGCCGTGAAGTTCGGCAGAACCCGTCTGATTGATAATAATGTATTTATTCCTAAGGAGGCGCACGCTCTTGTTTAG
- the panD gene encoding aspartate 1-decarboxylase, which produces MFRHMMKSKIHRATVTEANLNYVGSITIDEDLMEAADLLENEKVQIVDNNNGSRLETYVIPGPRGSGVICLNGAAARLVQPGDTVIIISYAVVSSEELAAHKPTVVFVDEGNKPVKLADHEIHATIA; this is translated from the coding sequence TTGTTTAGACATATGATGAAATCCAAGATCCACCGGGCAACGGTCACTGAAGCCAATCTCAATTATGTGGGCAGCATTACCATTGATGAGGATCTGATGGAAGCCGCTGACCTGCTGGAGAACGAGAAGGTGCAGATCGTGGATAATAATAACGGTTCCCGTCTGGAGACTTATGTCATTCCAGGTCCGCGCGGCAGCGGCGTCATTTGTCTGAACGGGGCAGCGGCACGTCTGGTACAGCCCGGCGATACCGTGATTATTATTTCCTACGCTGTGGTATCCTCTGAAGAGCTGGCGGCACATAAGCCGACAGTGGTGTTCGTAGATGAAGGCAACAAGCCGGTGAAGCTGGCGGATCATGAGATTCACGCAACAATTGCCTGA
- a CDS encoding tetratricopeptide repeat protein, giving the protein MFQHLFAEMNKMLQEIKADYPTAEGARRSDLLSKYNMLHRISDNVMDEWLLFAEKLSEFREQADFQTPPEELPEEEAPELGMDAFVRGQGYYKLLMYRKCIEQFREVTAQYPDSLAARLYLAMAYLQEGEGDTAWGHLNHMLGLIREVKLKAMIYNALGCIRASQERFNEASELFSLSLLHDPDLPEPNVNLEVCRRRGGKLEFGHQLVSLL; this is encoded by the coding sequence GTGTTTCAACATTTATTTGCTGAGATGAACAAGATGCTCCAGGAGATCAAAGCCGACTATCCTACTGCGGAGGGTGCCCGCCGAAGCGATCTTTTATCCAAGTATAATATGCTCCACCGAATCAGTGATAATGTAATGGATGAGTGGCTGCTCTTCGCCGAGAAGCTGAGCGAGTTCCGGGAACAGGCCGATTTCCAGACTCCGCCAGAGGAGTTGCCGGAAGAGGAAGCGCCCGAGCTTGGGATGGATGCTTTTGTCAGGGGCCAGGGCTATTACAAGCTGCTGATGTACCGCAAGTGCATTGAACAGTTCAGGGAAGTTACGGCACAATATCCGGACAGCCTCGCTGCCCGCCTGTATCTGGCCATGGCTTATCTCCAGGAAGGGGAAGGCGACACCGCCTGGGGACATCTGAATCACATGCTGGGCCTGATTCGTGAGGTGAAGCTGAAGGCGATGATCTATAATGCGCTGGGCTGTATCCGGGCCTCCCAGGAACGCTTCAATGAAGCCAGTGAGCTGTTCAGCCTGTCGCTGCTGCATGACCCGGATCTGCCGGAGCCGAATGTGAATCTGGAGGTATGCCGCAGGCGGGGCGGGAAGCTGGAGTTTGGCCATCAGCTGGTTTCGCTTTTATAA
- the dinG gene encoding ATP-dependent DNA helicase DinG: MKFAVLDFETTGTQSVGEIIQVGLAIIEEDGTISRVYGSYVKPGAPIPPFITGLTGITDSDVQDAPELDEMMMELVPLLDDVVLVGHNVAFDFHFLQNALDRCGYLPFQGRILDTIDFLKICFPSLSTYQLGAVSSHFGITHDRPHQADSDALATAIVLLKCLEELHSLPLLTIQRLNELFADEDSDLAWYFDGLLREREMETFQPEGELSFYRQLALAVGDWAELATPREEGSVNPLENVSFAEYMDEVTKRLKAVLPQYESREAQELMIHEVITALEQDKHLLIEAGTGTGKSLGYLLPAIYHSVKSDQKVMVSTHTINLQDQLRERDIPLLTSVVPFPFKASIFKGRGHYLCLRKFEHRMNKKDFTSPREEALTAAQMLVWLTQTTTGDDEELNLSGRGGDFWETVASDTDSCLGRACPWFRKCYYHRAKHEAGISDVVVTNHSKLFADVKAGHQLLPAYDHLVIDEAHHLEDIAGKHLGMQMKYFTFAHTLTRLYKDSRSGQLPALRQSLQSSGSEQASEWSGVIDRIYPDLLTVKESWDALSDRLFSLLPERSDAGAGEAGQLVARLQPGKKPKDWEELAALENTLNLSLSDIIRKGDKMLSEMRDTDSQSSSDSLVTDIGGLFKDLASIREQIRFFMSLNDENIVYWLEGSGNYKGKSLQMSAVPVDVSTQLRELFFDKKKSIVLTSATLSVDKSFQFMIDNLGLGEAAEQGRLMTALLPSPFKYREQALLVIPRDFPSVKGSIGDARFVDTLVHSLAETAVTTRGRMLVLFTSYKMLRQVYDPLKEALASQDIAVLGQGVEGGSRSKLIRRFQDSPASVLLGTSSFWEGVDIPGEALTCLAIVRLPFQPPNHPLAEAKSELLQAQKKNPFMKLSVPQAVIRFKQGFGRLVRTAQDRGIVIVYDTRVIESYYGKYFLYSLPGPKMEHMLTEQMVPRIAEWLEDGGVS, encoded by the coding sequence ATGAAATTTGCCGTGCTTGATTTTGAAACTACGGGAACCCAATCTGTGGGAGAGATCATCCAGGTTGGCCTTGCCATTATAGAAGAAGACGGGACGATTTCCCGGGTGTATGGTTCCTACGTCAAGCCCGGAGCACCAATTCCTCCTTTTATTACGGGCCTGACCGGAATTACAGACAGTGATGTACAGGATGCGCCGGAGCTTGATGAGATGATGATGGAACTGGTGCCGCTGCTGGATGATGTCGTTCTCGTCGGACACAATGTAGCGTTTGATTTTCATTTTTTGCAGAATGCGCTGGACCGATGCGGCTACCTGCCGTTTCAGGGGCGGATTCTGGATACCATCGATTTTCTCAAAATATGCTTTCCCTCGCTGAGCACGTATCAGTTAGGCGCGGTAAGCAGCCACTTCGGCATTACGCATGACCGTCCCCATCAGGCGGACAGTGATGCACTTGCCACGGCTATTGTGCTGCTCAAATGTCTGGAAGAGCTGCACAGTCTGCCGCTGCTGACCATTCAGCGGCTGAATGAGCTGTTCGCAGACGAAGACAGTGATTTGGCCTGGTACTTCGACGGTCTGCTGCGGGAGCGGGAGATGGAGACCTTTCAGCCGGAAGGGGAGCTGAGCTTCTACCGCCAGCTTGCGCTGGCTGTGGGGGACTGGGCAGAGCTGGCTACGCCCCGGGAGGAAGGAAGCGTTAATCCGCTGGAGAATGTTTCCTTTGCAGAGTATATGGATGAGGTAACCAAGCGGCTGAAGGCTGTTCTTCCCCAGTACGAAAGCCGTGAAGCCCAGGAGCTGATGATCCATGAGGTCATTACAGCGCTTGAGCAGGACAAGCATCTGCTGATTGAAGCGGGGACAGGCACCGGCAAATCGCTGGGTTATCTGCTTCCGGCCATCTACCATAGTGTGAAAAGTGATCAGAAGGTGATGGTCAGCACTCATACCATTAACCTTCAGGACCAGCTGCGTGAACGGGATATTCCGCTCTTAACCAGCGTTGTGCCGTTCCCGTTCAAGGCCTCCATCTTTAAGGGAAGAGGGCACTATTTGTGTCTGCGCAAGTTCGAACATCGAATGAACAAAAAGGACTTTACGAGTCCAAGAGAAGAAGCGCTCACCGCTGCGCAAATGCTCGTCTGGCTGACCCAGACAACGACTGGCGATGATGAGGAGCTTAACTTAAGCGGACGGGGCGGGGATTTCTGGGAGACTGTAGCCAGTGATACCGACTCCTGCCTGGGACGCGCCTGTCCCTGGTTCCGCAAATGCTATTACCACCGTGCTAAGCATGAAGCCGGGATCTCCGATGTAGTGGTCACCAATCACTCCAAGCTGTTCGCAGATGTCAAAGCCGGGCATCAGCTTCTTCCGGCTTATGACCATCTTGTGATTGATGAAGCCCATCATTTGGAGGATATTGCCGGCAAGCATCTTGGCATGCAGATGAAATATTTCACATTCGCCCATACCCTCACCCGTCTCTACAAGGATAGCCGGAGCGGGCAACTGCCTGCCCTCCGGCAGAGTCTGCAGTCTTCGGGCAGTGAGCAGGCTTCCGAATGGAGCGGCGTGATCGACCGGATCTATCCCGATCTGCTGACGGTCAAGGAATCCTGGGATGCACTCAGCGACCGGCTCTTCAGCCTGCTGCCCGAGCGCAGCGATGCCGGGGCCGGTGAAGCAGGCCAGCTGGTGGCTCGCCTGCAGCCGGGCAAGAAGCCGAAGGATTGGGAGGAGCTGGCTGCGCTTGAGAATACGCTGAACCTCAGTCTGAGCGATATCATCCGCAAGGGTGACAAAATGCTCAGTGAGATGCGTGACACGGACAGCCAATCCTCATCGGACAGTCTTGTGACCGATATCGGCGGGTTATTCAAGGATCTGGCATCCATCAGAGAGCAGATCCGCTTCTTCATGAGCCTGAACGATGAGAATATCGTGTATTGGCTGGAGGGAAGCGGTAATTATAAAGGCAAGTCGCTGCAAATGTCTGCCGTTCCTGTAGATGTCAGTACTCAGCTCAGGGAGCTGTTCTTCGACAAGAAGAAAAGTATTGTCCTGACCTCGGCCACCTTATCCGTGGATAAGTCCTTCCAGTTCATGATTGATAATCTGGGCCTTGGTGAAGCTGCGGAGCAGGGGCGTCTGATGACTGCTCTGCTTCCTTCGCCGTTTAAGTACCGTGAGCAGGCGCTCCTGGTCATTCCCCGCGACTTCCCCAGTGTCAAGGGAAGTATAGGGGATGCCCGTTTTGTGGACACGCTTGTACACTCCCTTGCCGAGACTGCTGTAACTACACGTGGGCGGATGCTGGTGCTGTTCACCTCCTACAAGATGCTGCGGCAGGTGTATGACCCCCTTAAGGAGGCACTTGCCTCCCAGGATATCGCGGTGCTCGGACAAGGTGTGGAGGGCGGCAGCCGGAGCAAGCTGATCCGTCGCTTCCAGGACAGCCCGGCTTCGGTTCTGCTGGGTACCAGCAGTTTCTGGGAAGGGGTAGATATTCCGGGAGAAGCATTGACCTGCCTGGCGATTGTCAGATTGCCGTTCCAGCCGCCGAATCACCCGCTGGCAGAAGCGAAGTCGGAGTTGCTTCAGGCACAGAAGAAGAACCCGTTCATGAAGCTGTCCGTGCCGCAGGCTGTCATCCGCTTCAAGCAGGGCTTCGGGCGGCTGGTCCGCACGGCGCAGGACCGGGGCATCGTAATTGTGTACGATACCAGGGTAATTGAATCGTATTACGGAAAGTACTTCCTGTATTCGCTCCCCGGTCCCAAGATGGAGCATATGCTCACCGAGCAGATGGTCCCGAGAATTGCTGAATGGCTGGAAGACGGCGGGGTTTCCTAA
- a CDS encoding redox-sensing transcriptional repressor Rex — protein sequence MKSDKISEAVVRRLPVYLRFLNDLQKREISTVSSQELGQKLDLNPAQIRKDLAYFGDFGRKGIGYDVSYLIEKIRHILKLDQQINVALVGAGNLGHALSNYNAYLKDTMKITAIFDAYPPKVGQQINSLVVQPMEELSSTIRSQGIRIGIITVPDSEAQNVADILVDSGIEAILNFAPVILKTPANIRIHAADFTTDLQSLAYYLHDGKDEAEDEQ from the coding sequence ATGAAATCGGATAAAATATCGGAGGCCGTCGTGCGCAGGCTCCCAGTGTACCTGCGTTTCCTGAACGATCTCCAAAAACGTGAAATCTCCACAGTCTCTTCTCAGGAGCTGGGCCAGAAGCTTGATCTGAATCCCGCCCAGATCCGTAAGGATTTGGCTTATTTCGGTGATTTCGGCAGAAAGGGCATCGGCTATGATGTATCTTATCTGATTGAGAAGATCCGCCATATCCTGAAGCTTGACCAGCAAATTAATGTTGCCCTCGTTGGAGCCGGTAATCTGGGTCATGCCTTGTCTAACTACAACGCTTACTTAAAGGATACTATGAAGATTACTGCGATCTTCGATGCCTACCCGCCTAAAGTGGGCCAGCAGATCAACTCGCTGGTTGTGCAGCCGATGGAGGAGCTAAGCAGTACCATCCGCTCGCAGGGCATCCGGATCGGGATTATTACCGTACCTGACAGCGAAGCCCAGAATGTAGCTGATATTCTTGTGGACTCCGGCATCGAGGCGATTCTGAACTTCGCACCGGTTATTCTCAAGACACCTGCCAATATCCGGATTCATGCCGCAGATTTCACCACAGATCTGCAGAGCCTGGCCTATTATTTGCATGACGGAAAGGATGAGGCAGAAGATGAGCAGTAA